Within the Senegalia massiliensis genome, the region ATATTGAAAATAGTTTCGGAAGTTATATAATAATACATAAGATATGAGAGAAGGGGGTGAATTAATGGATATAAAGAATAATTTGATAGTGTCATGTCAGGCATTAGAAGATGAACCACTTCATTCTTCATTTATAATGGGAAGAATGGCTATTGCAGCTAAGCAGGGAGGTGCTAAAGGAATAAGAGCAAATTCTGTAGAAGATATTTTAGAAATAAAAGAGAAAGTGGACTTACCTATAATTGGAATAATAAAAAAAGAATATGATGACAGTAATGTTTATATAACGCCAACTATTAAAGAAGTGGATATGCTAGTAAGATGTGAAGTTGATATTATAGCAATAGATGCTACAAATAGAATTCGACCTAATAATTTAACTTTAGAAGATTTTTTTAATAATATAAGAAATAAATATCCTGATGTTAAATTGATGGCTGATTGTTCTAATTATAAAGAAGCAATATATGCAAATAAACTTGGTTTTGATTATATAGGAACTACTTTAGTAGGCTATACTGATTATACTAAAAACAAAAGAATTGAATATAATGATTTTGAACTAATAAGAAAAATACTTAAATATATTGATGTACCATTAATTGCAGAAGGAAACATAGATACACCTGAAAAAGCAAAGCGTGTTATTGAATTAGGTTGTCATAGTGTTGTAGTAGGATCTATGATAACAAGACCACAAGTTATAACTGAAAAATTTGTAAAAACAATTAAAAATCAGGAGTGATAATAATGATGGAAAGAATCGAAAAAATATTTTTACCTTTAGCTAACAAATTATCTACAAATAGATATTTAGCAGCTATAAGAGATGGTTTTGTGGCAATATTACCAATAATGATAGCGGGATCTTTTTTCATACTGATTAATAACGTTTTCATAGGAGAGGATGGATTTACAGATAAGTTATTTGGTATGCCTTTTGAAAACTTGAAACAATTAGGAGCAAGTATAGCACCTGCAACATTGTCAGTCATGTCAATATTATTAACCTTTACAACCGCTAAGGCATTAACTGAGTATTATAAGGATGATACAACTATACTACCTACAATTTCAGTAGTTTCATTATTTATATTAATGCCAATAACTTTTGATGGAGACCTTGGTATAGAATATATCAATACATTT harbors:
- a CDS encoding N-acetylmannosamine-6-phosphate 2-epimerase; translated protein: MDIKNNLIVSCQALEDEPLHSSFIMGRMAIAAKQGGAKGIRANSVEDILEIKEKVDLPIIGIIKKEYDDSNVYITPTIKEVDMLVRCEVDIIAIDATNRIRPNNLTLEDFFNNIRNKYPDVKLMADCSNYKEAIYANKLGFDYIGTTLVGYTDYTKNKRIEYNDFELIRKILKYIDVPLIAEGNIDTPEKAKRVIELGCHSVVVGSMITRPQVITEKFVKTIKNQE